A window from Cryptomeria japonica chromosome 1, Sugi_1.0, whole genome shotgun sequence encodes these proteins:
- the LOC131061490 gene encoding FK506-binding protein 4-like yields the protein MAATLQELQDAPMVEPNHKLDPAQTEEAEASAPPKKTKRKREAKKDATMVSEEKIEEEALAPNARKHTPEKRKSKKDGEVGASTEEIPSQQTPPMIELEEVVQKAEEPPKKREAKKRTPPKRKIESSFVAEEYPQPREKPIAPVEPPKIVVEVERETMIKLEEVVEKVEEPPKKREVKKKTPPKRKVESSSVAEESPQPREKPIAPVEPPKIVVEVERKIVIKLEELARRQTKATRVLSRDLLDLFPSSSSLESTK from the coding sequence ATGGCAGCCACATTACAAGAATTACAGGATGCCCCCATGGTTGAGCCAAACCATAAATTAGACCCTGCACAAACTGAGGAAGCTGAAGCcagtgctccccctaagaaaacaaagaggaagagGGAAGCAAAGAAGGATGCAACTATGGTTTCGGAGGAGAAAATAGAAGAGGAAGCCCTGGCCCCAAACGCAAGGAAGCACACTCCCgagaaaagaaaatcaaagaaggaTGGAGAGGTTGGAGCTTCCACGGAAGAAATACCTTCCCAACAGACCCCTCCtatgattgaattggaagaagtTGTGCAGAAGGCAGAGGAGCCACCAAAAAAGAGGGAAGCAAAGAAGAGAACCCCTCCCAAAAGGAAGATTGAATCTTCCTTTGTTGCAGAGGAATACCCACAACCTCGAGAGAAACCAATAGCACCAGTTGAGCCTCCCAAGATAGTTGTTGAAGTGGAAAGGGAAACAATGATTAAATTGGAAGAAGTTGTGGAGAAGGTAGAGGAGCCACCAAAAAAGAGGGAAGTAAAGAAGAAAACCCCTCCCAAAAGAAAGGTTGAATCTTCCTCTGTTGCAGAGGAATCCCCACAACCTCGAGAGAAACCAATAGCACCAGTTGAGCCTCCCAAGATAGTTGTTGAAGTGGAAAGGAAAATAGTGATTAAATTGGAAGAATTGGCTAGGAGGCAGA